A portion of the Punica granatum isolate Tunisia-2019 chromosome 7, ASM765513v2, whole genome shotgun sequence genome contains these proteins:
- the LOC116215041 gene encoding putative protein FAR1-RELATED SEQUENCE 10 isoform X4, whose protein sequence is MDLQVGRLLSPPSGMALKPSNNIWIRRQQCPCGDWKCYIRFEGDDQASVGLHLATNETASSSSSLSSGTEPIFTPYVGQVFRSDEEAFEYYSNFARKNGFSIRKARSTESQNLGIYRRDFVCYRSGFNQPRKKANVEHPRDRKSVRCGCDAKLYLTKEIVAGVVQWYVSQFSNVHNHELLEDDQVRLLPAYRKIQMADQERILLLSKAGFPVNRIVKLLELEKGIQPGQLPFIEKDVRNFIRTCKKTVQENDALLSEKRENDILELLEACRAMADKEADFSYNYTSDENEKVGNIAWSYADSAGAFSVFGDVITFDTTYRSITYGLSLGIWFGTDNYGKAIVFGCALLKDDSADSFAWALQTFVRFMRGRHPQTIVSDIDSGLRDAVARELPNTKHTISIWHVLSKLSSWFSAKLGSHYGDFKMEIDMLCQLESMEDFEHQWNLMLGRFGLAADKHAALLFSYRTSWPISFVRGCFLARAMTAEYSKSVDAFLKRIISSQTCLQVFFEQHEIVLSLQYAMDEMANGSYLVRHYKKMDGECFVIWIPEDEQIHCSCKEFEHSGLLCRHSIRVLVAKNFFQIPDKYFPLRWRLESSLVSLDAQNITENTNECVQAFHSLAATLLTESLASKERFDFVHKELVGMIDNVRNIPTADEAVFDTANNLADCEVVGTSLSWCIRYMFKLYRNSEQQSLWHDTSVGSFSLISI, encoded by the exons ATGGATTTACAAGTTGGGAGGTTGTTATCACCTCCCAGTGGAATGGCACTGAAGCCATCTAACAACATCTGGATCCGGCGCCAGCAATGTCCATGTGGAGATTGGAAGTGTTACATCAGGTTCGAAGGAGATGATCAGGCATCTGTGGGCCTTCACTTGGCAACGAATGAAACagcatcctcatcctcatcattGTCTTCAGGGACGGAGCCCATCTTTACTCCATATGTGGGCCAGGTCTTTAGAAGTGATGAAGAAGCTTTCGAATATTATAGCAACTTTGCTCGTAAAAATGGGTTCTCAATTCGAAAAGCACGTTCCACCGAGAGTCAGAATTTAGGGATATACAGGCGGGATTTTGTTTGTTATAGATCAGGATTCAACCAGCCAAGAAAGAAGGCCAATGTGGAGCATCCTAGGGACAGAAAATCCGTCCGATGTGGTTGTGATGCAAAGTTGTACTTGACCAAAGAAATTGTTGCTGGTGTTGTTCAATGGTATGTTTCACAGTTCAGTAATGTTCACAATCACGAACTTTTGGAGGATGACCAAGTTCGTCTACTTCCAGCATACCGTAAAATTCAAATGGCTGACCAGGAACGGATTCTTCTCCTCTCGAAGGCTGGGTTTCCTGTGAATCGAATTGTGAAGCTGCTGGAATTGGAGAAGGGTATCCAGCCGGGGCAGTTGCCCTTTATAGAGAAGGACGTCAGGAATTTCATTCGGACTTGCAAGAAGACAGTCCAAGAAAATGATGCCTTGCTCAGTgaaaagagggaaaatgaTATATTGGAACTTCTCGAGGCCTGCAGGGCAATGGCTGATAAAGAGGCAGATTTTTCCTACAACTACACTTCGGATGAGAATGAGAAGGTCGGAAATATTGCCTGGTCGTATGCTGACTCAGCAGGTGCCTTTTCAGTATTTGGGGATGTCATCACTTTTGATACGACTTACCGTTCCATTACGTATGGGCTGTCACTTGGGATTTGGTTTGGTACAGATAATTACGGAAAAGCCATCGTCTTTGGGTGTGCATTGCTTAAAGATGATAGTGCTGATTCGTTTGCATGGGCCTTACAG ACGTTTGTCCGGTTTATGAGGGGAAGACATCCGCAGACAATTGTAAGTGACATTGATTCTGGGCTCAGGGATGCTGTTGCAAGGGAGTTGCCAAACACAAAGCACACGATATCTATATGGCACGTTCTCTCCAAACTCTCTAGTTGGTTCTCTGCTAAACTGGGTTCTCACTATGGAGACTTCAAAATGGAGATTGATATGTTGTGTCAGCTGGAAAGTATGGAGGATTTTGAACATCAGTGGAATCTCATGTTGGGTCGTTTTGGACTTGCTGCCGATAAACATGCTGCTTTGCTCTTCTCTTACCGAACTTCATGGCCGATCTCATTCGTAAGAGGTTGTTTTCTGGCCCGAGCAATGACTGCTGAATACTCAAAATCAGTGGATGCATTCTTGAAGAGAATAATTAGTTCACAGACATGTTTGCAGGTTTTCTTTGAACAG CATGAGATTGTGCTTTCCCTTCAATATGCGATGGATGAAATGGCCAATGGATCATATCTCGTTAGACATTACAAGAAAATGGACGGAGAGTGTTTCGTTATCTGGATCCCAGAAGATGAGCAGATCCACTGCTCATGCAAGGAATTTGAGCACTCAGGATTATTATGCAGGCACTCCATAAGGGTCCTCGTGGCAAAGAACTTCTTCCAGATCCCCGATAAGTACTTTCCTCTACGATGGCGTCTGGAGAGTTCACTGGTTTCTTTGGATGCTCAGAACATTACAGAAAATACTAACGAGTGTGTTCAAGCCTTCCATTCTTTAGCTGCAACTCTTTTGACAGAATCATTGGCATCTAAGGAAAGGTTTGATTTTGTCCATAAAGAACTTGTGGGGATGATCGATAATGTCAGGAATATTCCAACAGCTGATGAAGCTGTGTTTGACACAGCAAATAATCTCGCCGATTGTGAAGTCGTTGGGACATCACTTAG TTGGTGTATCAGATACATGTTCAAATTATACAGAAATTCAGAACAGCAGTCACTGTGGCATGATACTTCAGTTGGAAGCTTTTCACTAATCAGCATTTAG
- the LOC116215041 gene encoding putative protein FAR1-RELATED SEQUENCE 10 isoform X2 — MDLQVGRLLSPPSGMALKPSNNIWIRRQQCPCGDWKCYIRFEGDDQASVGLHLATNETASSSSSLSSGTEPIFTPYVGQVFRSDEEAFEYYSNFARKNGFSIRKARSTESQNLGIYRRDFVCYRSGFNQPRKKANVEHPRDRKSVRCGCDAKLYLTKEIVAGVVQWYVSQFSNVHNHELLEDDQVRLLPAYRKIQMADQERILLLSKAGFPVNRIVKLLELEKGIQPGQLPFIEKDVRNFIRTCKKTVQENDALLSEKRENDILELLEACRAMADKEADFSYNYTSDENEKVGNIAWSYADSAGAFSVFGDVITFDTTYRSITYGLSLGIWFGTDNYGKAIVFGCALLKDDSADSFAWALQTFVRFMRGRHPQTIVSDIDSGLRDAVARELPNTKHTISIWHVLSKLSSWFSAKLGSHYGDFKMEIDMLCQLESMEDFEHQWNLMLGRFGLAADKHAALLFSYRTSWPISFVRGCFLARAMTAEYSKSVDAFLKRIISSQTCLQVFFEQVVIASRFGNSPIENFQYMPLKTCMPMEEHARIILTPYAFNVLQHEIVLSLQYAMDEMANGSYLVRHYKKMDGECFVIWIPEDEQIHCSCKEFEHSGLLCRHSIRVLVAKNFFQIPDKYFPLRWRLESSLVSLDAQNITENTNECVQAFHSLAATLLTESLASKERFDFVHKELVGMIDNVRNIPTADEAVFDTANNLADCEVVGTSLRNSEQQSLWHDTSVGSFSLISI, encoded by the exons ATGGATTTACAAGTTGGGAGGTTGTTATCACCTCCCAGTGGAATGGCACTGAAGCCATCTAACAACATCTGGATCCGGCGCCAGCAATGTCCATGTGGAGATTGGAAGTGTTACATCAGGTTCGAAGGAGATGATCAGGCATCTGTGGGCCTTCACTTGGCAACGAATGAAACagcatcctcatcctcatcattGTCTTCAGGGACGGAGCCCATCTTTACTCCATATGTGGGCCAGGTCTTTAGAAGTGATGAAGAAGCTTTCGAATATTATAGCAACTTTGCTCGTAAAAATGGGTTCTCAATTCGAAAAGCACGTTCCACCGAGAGTCAGAATTTAGGGATATACAGGCGGGATTTTGTTTGTTATAGATCAGGATTCAACCAGCCAAGAAAGAAGGCCAATGTGGAGCATCCTAGGGACAGAAAATCCGTCCGATGTGGTTGTGATGCAAAGTTGTACTTGACCAAAGAAATTGTTGCTGGTGTTGTTCAATGGTATGTTTCACAGTTCAGTAATGTTCACAATCACGAACTTTTGGAGGATGACCAAGTTCGTCTACTTCCAGCATACCGTAAAATTCAAATGGCTGACCAGGAACGGATTCTTCTCCTCTCGAAGGCTGGGTTTCCTGTGAATCGAATTGTGAAGCTGCTGGAATTGGAGAAGGGTATCCAGCCGGGGCAGTTGCCCTTTATAGAGAAGGACGTCAGGAATTTCATTCGGACTTGCAAGAAGACAGTCCAAGAAAATGATGCCTTGCTCAGTgaaaagagggaaaatgaTATATTGGAACTTCTCGAGGCCTGCAGGGCAATGGCTGATAAAGAGGCAGATTTTTCCTACAACTACACTTCGGATGAGAATGAGAAGGTCGGAAATATTGCCTGGTCGTATGCTGACTCAGCAGGTGCCTTTTCAGTATTTGGGGATGTCATCACTTTTGATACGACTTACCGTTCCATTACGTATGGGCTGTCACTTGGGATTTGGTTTGGTACAGATAATTACGGAAAAGCCATCGTCTTTGGGTGTGCATTGCTTAAAGATGATAGTGCTGATTCGTTTGCATGGGCCTTACAG ACGTTTGTCCGGTTTATGAGGGGAAGACATCCGCAGACAATTGTAAGTGACATTGATTCTGGGCTCAGGGATGCTGTTGCAAGGGAGTTGCCAAACACAAAGCACACGATATCTATATGGCACGTTCTCTCCAAACTCTCTAGTTGGTTCTCTGCTAAACTGGGTTCTCACTATGGAGACTTCAAAATGGAGATTGATATGTTGTGTCAGCTGGAAAGTATGGAGGATTTTGAACATCAGTGGAATCTCATGTTGGGTCGTTTTGGACTTGCTGCCGATAAACATGCTGCTTTGCTCTTCTCTTACCGAACTTCATGGCCGATCTCATTCGTAAGAGGTTGTTTTCTGGCCCGAGCAATGACTGCTGAATACTCAAAATCAGTGGATGCATTCTTGAAGAGAATAATTAGTTCACAGACATGTTTGCAGGTTTTCTTTGAACAG GTTGTTATCGCTTCTAGATTTGGAAACAGCCCCATTGAGAATTTCCAATACATGCCtctgaaaacatgcatgcccATGGAAGAACATGCTCGCATAATCCTCACTCCATATGCGTTTAATGTCTTACAGCATGAGATTGTGCTTTCCCTTCAATATGCGATGGATGAAATGGCCAATGGATCATATCTCGTTAGACATTACAAGAAAATGGACGGAGAGTGTTTCGTTATCTGGATCCCAGAAGATGAGCAGATCCACTGCTCATGCAAGGAATTTGAGCACTCAGGATTATTATGCAGGCACTCCATAAGGGTCCTCGTGGCAAAGAACTTCTTCCAGATCCCCGATAAGTACTTTCCTCTACGATGGCGTCTGGAGAGTTCACTGGTTTCTTTGGATGCTCAGAACATTACAGAAAATACTAACGAGTGTGTTCAAGCCTTCCATTCTTTAGCTGCAACTCTTTTGACAGAATCATTGGCATCTAAGGAAAGGTTTGATTTTGTCCATAAAGAACTTGTGGGGATGATCGATAATGTCAGGAATATTCCAACAGCTGATGAAGCTGTGTTTGACACAGCAAATAATCTCGCCGATTGTGAAGTCGTTGGGACATCACTTAG AAATTCAGAACAGCAGTCACTGTGGCATGATACTTCAGTTGGAAGCTTTTCACTAATCAGCATTTAG
- the LOC116215041 gene encoding putative protein FAR1-RELATED SEQUENCE 10 isoform X1 encodes MDLQVGRLLSPPSGMALKPSNNIWIRRQQCPCGDWKCYIRFEGDDQASVGLHLATNETASSSSSLSSGTEPIFTPYVGQVFRSDEEAFEYYSNFARKNGFSIRKARSTESQNLGIYRRDFVCYRSGFNQPRKKANVEHPRDRKSVRCGCDAKLYLTKEIVAGVVQWYVSQFSNVHNHELLEDDQVRLLPAYRKIQMADQERILLLSKAGFPVNRIVKLLELEKGIQPGQLPFIEKDVRNFIRTCKKTVQENDALLSEKRENDILELLEACRAMADKEADFSYNYTSDENEKVGNIAWSYADSAGAFSVFGDVITFDTTYRSITYGLSLGIWFGTDNYGKAIVFGCALLKDDSADSFAWALQTFVRFMRGRHPQTIVSDIDSGLRDAVARELPNTKHTISIWHVLSKLSSWFSAKLGSHYGDFKMEIDMLCQLESMEDFEHQWNLMLGRFGLAADKHAALLFSYRTSWPISFVRGCFLARAMTAEYSKSVDAFLKRIISSQTCLQVFFEQVVIASRFGNSPIENFQYMPLKTCMPMEEHARIILTPYAFNVLQHEIVLSLQYAMDEMANGSYLVRHYKKMDGECFVIWIPEDEQIHCSCKEFEHSGLLCRHSIRVLVAKNFFQIPDKYFPLRWRLESSLVSLDAQNITENTNECVQAFHSLAATLLTESLASKERFDFVHKELVGMIDNVRNIPTADEAVFDTANNLADCEVVGTSLSWCIRYMFKLYRNSEQQSLWHDTSVGSFSLISI; translated from the exons ATGGATTTACAAGTTGGGAGGTTGTTATCACCTCCCAGTGGAATGGCACTGAAGCCATCTAACAACATCTGGATCCGGCGCCAGCAATGTCCATGTGGAGATTGGAAGTGTTACATCAGGTTCGAAGGAGATGATCAGGCATCTGTGGGCCTTCACTTGGCAACGAATGAAACagcatcctcatcctcatcattGTCTTCAGGGACGGAGCCCATCTTTACTCCATATGTGGGCCAGGTCTTTAGAAGTGATGAAGAAGCTTTCGAATATTATAGCAACTTTGCTCGTAAAAATGGGTTCTCAATTCGAAAAGCACGTTCCACCGAGAGTCAGAATTTAGGGATATACAGGCGGGATTTTGTTTGTTATAGATCAGGATTCAACCAGCCAAGAAAGAAGGCCAATGTGGAGCATCCTAGGGACAGAAAATCCGTCCGATGTGGTTGTGATGCAAAGTTGTACTTGACCAAAGAAATTGTTGCTGGTGTTGTTCAATGGTATGTTTCACAGTTCAGTAATGTTCACAATCACGAACTTTTGGAGGATGACCAAGTTCGTCTACTTCCAGCATACCGTAAAATTCAAATGGCTGACCAGGAACGGATTCTTCTCCTCTCGAAGGCTGGGTTTCCTGTGAATCGAATTGTGAAGCTGCTGGAATTGGAGAAGGGTATCCAGCCGGGGCAGTTGCCCTTTATAGAGAAGGACGTCAGGAATTTCATTCGGACTTGCAAGAAGACAGTCCAAGAAAATGATGCCTTGCTCAGTgaaaagagggaaaatgaTATATTGGAACTTCTCGAGGCCTGCAGGGCAATGGCTGATAAAGAGGCAGATTTTTCCTACAACTACACTTCGGATGAGAATGAGAAGGTCGGAAATATTGCCTGGTCGTATGCTGACTCAGCAGGTGCCTTTTCAGTATTTGGGGATGTCATCACTTTTGATACGACTTACCGTTCCATTACGTATGGGCTGTCACTTGGGATTTGGTTTGGTACAGATAATTACGGAAAAGCCATCGTCTTTGGGTGTGCATTGCTTAAAGATGATAGTGCTGATTCGTTTGCATGGGCCTTACAG ACGTTTGTCCGGTTTATGAGGGGAAGACATCCGCAGACAATTGTAAGTGACATTGATTCTGGGCTCAGGGATGCTGTTGCAAGGGAGTTGCCAAACACAAAGCACACGATATCTATATGGCACGTTCTCTCCAAACTCTCTAGTTGGTTCTCTGCTAAACTGGGTTCTCACTATGGAGACTTCAAAATGGAGATTGATATGTTGTGTCAGCTGGAAAGTATGGAGGATTTTGAACATCAGTGGAATCTCATGTTGGGTCGTTTTGGACTTGCTGCCGATAAACATGCTGCTTTGCTCTTCTCTTACCGAACTTCATGGCCGATCTCATTCGTAAGAGGTTGTTTTCTGGCCCGAGCAATGACTGCTGAATACTCAAAATCAGTGGATGCATTCTTGAAGAGAATAATTAGTTCACAGACATGTTTGCAGGTTTTCTTTGAACAG GTTGTTATCGCTTCTAGATTTGGAAACAGCCCCATTGAGAATTTCCAATACATGCCtctgaaaacatgcatgcccATGGAAGAACATGCTCGCATAATCCTCACTCCATATGCGTTTAATGTCTTACAGCATGAGATTGTGCTTTCCCTTCAATATGCGATGGATGAAATGGCCAATGGATCATATCTCGTTAGACATTACAAGAAAATGGACGGAGAGTGTTTCGTTATCTGGATCCCAGAAGATGAGCAGATCCACTGCTCATGCAAGGAATTTGAGCACTCAGGATTATTATGCAGGCACTCCATAAGGGTCCTCGTGGCAAAGAACTTCTTCCAGATCCCCGATAAGTACTTTCCTCTACGATGGCGTCTGGAGAGTTCACTGGTTTCTTTGGATGCTCAGAACATTACAGAAAATACTAACGAGTGTGTTCAAGCCTTCCATTCTTTAGCTGCAACTCTTTTGACAGAATCATTGGCATCTAAGGAAAGGTTTGATTTTGTCCATAAAGAACTTGTGGGGATGATCGATAATGTCAGGAATATTCCAACAGCTGATGAAGCTGTGTTTGACACAGCAAATAATCTCGCCGATTGTGAAGTCGTTGGGACATCACTTAG TTGGTGTATCAGATACATGTTCAAATTATACAGAAATTCAGAACAGCAGTCACTGTGGCATGATACTTCAGTTGGAAGCTTTTCACTAATCAGCATTTAG
- the LOC116215041 gene encoding putative protein FAR1-RELATED SEQUENCE 10 isoform X3, with protein sequence MDLQVGRLLSPPSGMALKPSNNIWIRRQQCPCGDWKCYIRFEGDDQASVGLHLATNETASSSSSLSSGTEPIFTPYVGQVFRSDEEAFEYYSNFARKNGFSIRKARSTESQNLGIYRRDFVCYRSGFNQPRKKANVEHPRDRKSVRCGCDAKLYLTKEIVAGVVQWYVSQFSNVHNHELLEDDQVRLLPAYRKIQMADQERILLLSKAGFPVNRIVKLLELEKGIQPGQLPFIEKDVRNFIRTCKKTVQENDALLSEKRENDILELLEACRAMADKEADFSYNYTSDENEKVGNIAWSYADSADNYGKAIVFGCALLKDDSADSFAWALQTFVRFMRGRHPQTIVSDIDSGLRDAVARELPNTKHTISIWHVLSKLSSWFSAKLGSHYGDFKMEIDMLCQLESMEDFEHQWNLMLGRFGLAADKHAALLFSYRTSWPISFVRGCFLARAMTAEYSKSVDAFLKRIISSQTCLQVFFEQVVIASRFGNSPIENFQYMPLKTCMPMEEHARIILTPYAFNVLQHEIVLSLQYAMDEMANGSYLVRHYKKMDGECFVIWIPEDEQIHCSCKEFEHSGLLCRHSIRVLVAKNFFQIPDKYFPLRWRLESSLVSLDAQNITENTNECVQAFHSLAATLLTESLASKERFDFVHKELVGMIDNVRNIPTADEAVFDTANNLADCEVVGTSLSWCIRYMFKLYRNSEQQSLWHDTSVGSFSLISI encoded by the exons ATGGATTTACAAGTTGGGAGGTTGTTATCACCTCCCAGTGGAATGGCACTGAAGCCATCTAACAACATCTGGATCCGGCGCCAGCAATGTCCATGTGGAGATTGGAAGTGTTACATCAGGTTCGAAGGAGATGATCAGGCATCTGTGGGCCTTCACTTGGCAACGAATGAAACagcatcctcatcctcatcattGTCTTCAGGGACGGAGCCCATCTTTACTCCATATGTGGGCCAGGTCTTTAGAAGTGATGAAGAAGCTTTCGAATATTATAGCAACTTTGCTCGTAAAAATGGGTTCTCAATTCGAAAAGCACGTTCCACCGAGAGTCAGAATTTAGGGATATACAGGCGGGATTTTGTTTGTTATAGATCAGGATTCAACCAGCCAAGAAAGAAGGCCAATGTGGAGCATCCTAGGGACAGAAAATCCGTCCGATGTGGTTGTGATGCAAAGTTGTACTTGACCAAAGAAATTGTTGCTGGTGTTGTTCAATGGTATGTTTCACAGTTCAGTAATGTTCACAATCACGAACTTTTGGAGGATGACCAAGTTCGTCTACTTCCAGCATACCGTAAAATTCAAATGGCTGACCAGGAACGGATTCTTCTCCTCTCGAAGGCTGGGTTTCCTGTGAATCGAATTGTGAAGCTGCTGGAATTGGAGAAGGGTATCCAGCCGGGGCAGTTGCCCTTTATAGAGAAGGACGTCAGGAATTTCATTCGGACTTGCAAGAAGACAGTCCAAGAAAATGATGCCTTGCTCAGTgaaaagagggaaaatgaTATATTGGAACTTCTCGAGGCCTGCAGGGCAATGGCTGATAAAGAGGCAGATTTTTCCTACAACTACACTTCGGATGAGAATGAGAAGGTCGGAAATATTGCCTGGTCGTATGCTGACTCAGCAG ATAATTACGGAAAAGCCATCGTCTTTGGGTGTGCATTGCTTAAAGATGATAGTGCTGATTCGTTTGCATGGGCCTTACAG ACGTTTGTCCGGTTTATGAGGGGAAGACATCCGCAGACAATTGTAAGTGACATTGATTCTGGGCTCAGGGATGCTGTTGCAAGGGAGTTGCCAAACACAAAGCACACGATATCTATATGGCACGTTCTCTCCAAACTCTCTAGTTGGTTCTCTGCTAAACTGGGTTCTCACTATGGAGACTTCAAAATGGAGATTGATATGTTGTGTCAGCTGGAAAGTATGGAGGATTTTGAACATCAGTGGAATCTCATGTTGGGTCGTTTTGGACTTGCTGCCGATAAACATGCTGCTTTGCTCTTCTCTTACCGAACTTCATGGCCGATCTCATTCGTAAGAGGTTGTTTTCTGGCCCGAGCAATGACTGCTGAATACTCAAAATCAGTGGATGCATTCTTGAAGAGAATAATTAGTTCACAGACATGTTTGCAGGTTTTCTTTGAACAG GTTGTTATCGCTTCTAGATTTGGAAACAGCCCCATTGAGAATTTCCAATACATGCCtctgaaaacatgcatgcccATGGAAGAACATGCTCGCATAATCCTCACTCCATATGCGTTTAATGTCTTACAGCATGAGATTGTGCTTTCCCTTCAATATGCGATGGATGAAATGGCCAATGGATCATATCTCGTTAGACATTACAAGAAAATGGACGGAGAGTGTTTCGTTATCTGGATCCCAGAAGATGAGCAGATCCACTGCTCATGCAAGGAATTTGAGCACTCAGGATTATTATGCAGGCACTCCATAAGGGTCCTCGTGGCAAAGAACTTCTTCCAGATCCCCGATAAGTACTTTCCTCTACGATGGCGTCTGGAGAGTTCACTGGTTTCTTTGGATGCTCAGAACATTACAGAAAATACTAACGAGTGTGTTCAAGCCTTCCATTCTTTAGCTGCAACTCTTTTGACAGAATCATTGGCATCTAAGGAAAGGTTTGATTTTGTCCATAAAGAACTTGTGGGGATGATCGATAATGTCAGGAATATTCCAACAGCTGATGAAGCTGTGTTTGACACAGCAAATAATCTCGCCGATTGTGAAGTCGTTGGGACATCACTTAG TTGGTGTATCAGATACATGTTCAAATTATACAGAAATTCAGAACAGCAGTCACTGTGGCATGATACTTCAGTTGGAAGCTTTTCACTAATCAGCATTTAG